TCGagtaactcttgaagttgcgtcatcaattctttcatttcggtCGGGGCCAGccgataaggagctttagctaCCGGTTTTGCATCCGGGTTAAGCTCTATTTTGAATTCTACTTCCTGTTCGGGCGGAAGccccggtaaatcttccggaaacacATCCGGATATTCGTTCACTACTTTCACATCTTCAAGCTTTGGGACACCTCGATTAGTGTCAATCACGTAAGATAGATACGCCTTACCTCCGTTCTTCACATGTTTAACAGCTTTGATTATGGAACACAATTTCGACTTGATGACCCTATCTCCTTGAACACTTACCCGTTTTCCCCCCCGAGGTTACTACATGAATGACTTTCTTTTCACATTGAATTTCAGCATGGTTTTGGGCcagccaatccattcctacaacTACTTTAAATTCCCCCATGTACATCGGGACAAGATCTATATTAAATTCCTCATCTTCGATTAAGATCTTACAGTTTCTACAAATATCATGTAACAAATAGCTTTTACTATCAGCAACTTCCACTTCTAGGGGTACTAACATCTTTTCAAGCTTAAACGATGGATGAACTAACAATTCATTAGAAATAAACGATCTACTAGCcccggaatcaaataatacatTCATAGGCATAGAATTAACCaagaatatacctgagaccacatccgGGCTAGTCTTAGCTTCATCCGAGGTTAACTGGAACATCCTCCCACGAGCCTTAGAAGACTAATCCTTCTTTCCATCTTTCTTTGCCCCCGTTTGGTTACAATTGTAACACGCTTTTAAGTTTTCGGGGCACCTATAATACGGATGTCCATCTTGCCCACATTTATAGCATCCTTTCTTTCCCAACAAACATTCACCCGAATGATGCTTCCCACATGTCTTGCAAGTCGGAATCCCACTACTTGTCTTCCCTTTCCTGTTTTGATCTTGATATTTTGCCTTTTTCGATGGGTTTGTGTTGGTGAGCTTCTCCGCCACCCTTTTCTCTCCCCGTTCAACTTGCCTTCTTAACTCGATCTCCCTATCTCTTGCCCAGTCAATTAATTCATTCAACGTTGCACACTTGGAGGGATTTACAAACTCTCGATATTCAGCCTTTAACATAGCATGATAACGTATGATTTTCAACCTTTCAGTCCCCGCTATCTCCCCACAAAATTTCACCTTCTCGAGGAATTTATTCGTTATTTCGTCGATCGTTTCATCCTTTTGTCGAAGACGTAAGAAGTCTTCTTGAATCTTATCAATTGCGGATTATGGGCTATGATATTTCAGAAATGGCTCTTTGAACTCTTGCCATGTTAATGTTTGTACTTTGTCATCCCCCAATTCCTTCGAATGTGTGTCCCACCAATCCTTTGCTTGGAGTTGTAGGAGGCCCGTAGCAAACACCACTTGATCCTCCACTTCACATCTGCTTCTTACAAACACTGCCTCGGTGCTTGAAATCCATCTTTGACAAGCTATCGGGTCAAGTTCCCATTTGTACGGCAAGGGGTTAcatgccatgaattccttgtacgtGCACCTTCGTGTACTTTTCTTTGTTTGTAGTTCATTAATCATCTCTTTTAGTTCTTCCACTTTGGACGTTACTAGAGTATCGATTACCCCCAATACTTGACCTTCCACCTCTTGAGCTAGTCAAGGAATACCAGCTTCAATCGCTTTCTCTACTTCTTCCAC
Above is a window of Helianthus annuus cultivar XRQ/B chromosome 14, HanXRQr2.0-SUNRISE, whole genome shotgun sequence DNA encoding:
- the LOC110914118 gene encoding uncharacterized protein LOC110914118, translating into MACNPLPYKWELDPIACQRWISSTEAVFVRSRCEVEDQVVFATGLLQLQAKDWWDTHSKELGDDKIQEDFLRLRQKDETIDEITNKFLEKVKFCGEIAGTERLKIIRYHAMLKAEYREFVNPSKCATLNELIDWARDREIELRRQVERGEKRVAEKLTNTNPSKKAKYQDQNRKGKTSSGIPTCKTCGKHHSGECLLGKKGCYKCGQDGHPYYRCPENLKACYNCNQTGAKKDGKKD